In Halobacteriovorax marinus SJ, the following proteins share a genomic window:
- the moaA gene encoding GTP 3',8-cyclase MoaA — protein MKKSLFTSIETPEVNLNTLVDSYGRKIRKLRISLTDKCNLRCHYCMPLDATFMDEQRYLSVDEYAQVVEDLCKFGLEEVRITGGEPLLRKSFKSLVEKIGSLPLKKIGLTTNAVLLHKYIEDLCEYRVHHINISLDSLNEDRFNKITRSKNFKKVLENISLAKSAGLNIKINTVLMKGVNDDEIFDFIEFSRELEIPIRFLEFMRIGHGRQEQEDQFISAPEIIKNIKKKYEMNLISSEIDSTSVNYRLCNGAEIGFIASESMPFCGHCSRWRLSCDGIIKACLLKSEGLSIKGLESKEREEVYYELLGMKPFLRPKEVSHQMNSIGG, from the coding sequence ATGAAAAAAAGTCTTTTTACTTCAATTGAGACTCCAGAGGTCAACTTGAATACTTTAGTCGACTCCTATGGGCGAAAGATTCGAAAATTACGCATATCTTTGACCGATAAATGCAATTTACGTTGTCATTATTGTATGCCCCTAGATGCAACCTTCATGGATGAGCAGAGATACTTATCTGTTGATGAGTACGCGCAGGTGGTTGAAGATCTCTGTAAATTTGGTCTTGAGGAAGTCAGAATCACTGGAGGAGAGCCACTACTTCGAAAGTCGTTTAAGTCTTTAGTAGAAAAAATTGGAAGTTTGCCACTAAAGAAAATAGGGCTGACGACAAATGCAGTTCTTCTACATAAGTATATTGAGGATCTTTGTGAATATAGAGTTCATCATATCAATATAAGTCTCGACTCTCTTAATGAGGATCGCTTTAATAAGATTACTCGCTCAAAGAACTTCAAGAAAGTTCTCGAAAATATTAGTCTCGCAAAGTCCGCGGGATTAAATATTAAAATTAATACTGTTCTTATGAAAGGTGTTAATGATGATGAGATTTTTGATTTTATAGAGTTTTCTAGAGAGTTGGAAATTCCAATTCGCTTTCTAGAATTTATGCGCATTGGCCACGGCAGACAAGAGCAAGAAGATCAATTTATTTCTGCCCCTGAGATTATAAAGAATATAAAAAAGAAATATGAAATGAACTTGATCTCAAGTGAAATCGATTCTACCTCAGTTAATTACAGATTATGTAATGGTGCAGAGATTGGATTTATCGCTTCAGAGTCTATGCCATTTTGCGGACATTGCTCTCGCTGGAGACTTTCCTGCGATGGAATTATTAAGGCCTGTCTTTTAAAGAGTGAGGGCCTATCTATTAAGGGACTTGAGAGTAAAGAGAGAGAAGAAGTTTACTATGAACTTCTAGGTATGAAACCCTTTCTAAGACCAAAGGAAGTTTCACATCAAATGAATTCCATTGGAGGATAG